The following proteins are co-located in the Desulfovibrio legallii genome:
- a CDS encoding DnaJ family domain-containing protein, with product MAEANPFSVIQFIAEQRIAEAQAQGVFDNLPGTGRPLELEDMSHVPEELRMAYKILSNAGCLPPELEQRKELNRLVDLLEQCEDEQERVRQMQRLRFMITRAQIRFQRPIHLEQDDPYYDRLLERLSRADGQSGKAGGKPR from the coding sequence ATGGCCGAAGCCAATCCCTTTTCCGTCATCCAGTTCATCGCTGAGCAACGCATCGCCGAGGCCCAGGCCCAGGGAGTTTTTGACAACCTCCCCGGCACGGGTCGCCCCCTGGAGCTGGAGGACATGAGCCACGTGCCCGAAGAACTGCGTATGGCCTACAAAATTCTGAGCAACGCCGGCTGCCTGCCGCCGGAGCTGGAGCAGCGCAAAGAACTGAACCGGCTGGTGGACCTGCTGGAGCAGTGTGAGGACGAGCAGGAGCGCGTACGCCAGATGCAGCGGCTGCGCTTTATGATTACGCGGGCGCAAATCCGTTTTCAGCGGCCCATCCATCTGGAGCAGGACGACCCCTACTACGACCGCCTGCTGGAACGCCTCTCCCGCGCAGACGGCCAGTCCGGAAAGGCCGGGGGAAAGCCGCGCTGA
- a CDS encoding acyl-CoA thioesterase, whose product MYRYYIEKITVTEADMDMQGRVSNLRYVQWMQDLAVAHSAANGWSMERYAAVGQGWVVRQHRITYRKPAVAGQVISGATWVADFASRQCTRRYLFWRGADAALLAEAETLWIYIDYASGRPVRIPEELSRDFAAAEEAEVRAALAAG is encoded by the coding sequence ATGTACCGTTATTATATTGAGAAGATAACCGTGACCGAGGCGGATATGGACATGCAGGGCAGAGTGAGCAACCTGCGCTATGTCCAGTGGATGCAGGATCTGGCCGTGGCCCATTCCGCAGCCAACGGCTGGAGCATGGAGCGCTATGCGGCCGTGGGCCAGGGCTGGGTGGTGCGGCAGCACCGCATTACTTACCGCAAACCGGCAGTAGCGGGGCAGGTCATCAGCGGGGCTACCTGGGTAGCCGACTTTGCCTCGCGCCAATGCACGCGACGCTATCTTTTTTGGCGCGGCGCGGATGCGGCTCTCCTGGCGGAAGCGGAAACCCTCTGGATCTATATTGATTATGCCAGCGGACGGCCCGTGCGCATTCCTGAGGAACTCAGCCGGGACTTTGCGGCAGCCGAGGAAGCGGAAGTGCGGGCAGCCCTGGCCGCGGGGTAA
- a CDS encoding formate--tetrahydrofolate ligase: MTLDPTRHPDWQLAQEAESHMKPILTLAAEMGLESSEILPYGHYMGKIEQQAVLQRLADKPDGLYIDVTAITPTPLGEGKSTTTIGLVQGLARRGLRSSAAIRQPSGGPTMGMKGSAAGGGLSQCIPLAPYSLNFTGDIHAVGAAHNLAMTALTSRMQHERNYDDATLERLSGMRRLNIDPTRVNTGWVVDFCAQALRHVVIGIEGEGRRNDGFMMRSHFDITVASEVMSILSVARDLRDLRQRMGRMVLALDRDGKPVTTADLQVDGAMTAWLVEAVKPNLIQTMEGQPVLVHTGPFGNIALGQSSVIADRVGLKLSEAHVTESGFAAEMGYEKFWNLKCRYSGLTPDAAVLVATVRALKYHGGAPQLRPGQPLPEAYTHEDLALVEAGCVNLLHHLGIVRRSGVPAVVCLNRFHTDTQAELDTVRRICEKAGARVAVSDHWARGGEGALELADAVLDACRTDRRAFRPLYDWNLPLRERIVRIAREVYGADGVDFEPLAAQRLAALQERPDAAELGVCMVKTQYSLSDDPSRRGVPASWRLHVRDALLFGGAGLVVPVAGDISLMPGTGSRPGFRNIDVDVETGQVSGLF; encoded by the coding sequence ATGACCCTGGATCCCACCCGGCACCCCGATTGGCAACTGGCCCAGGAAGCCGAATCCCATATGAAGCCCATCCTCACGCTGGCCGCGGAAATGGGCCTGGAATCTTCTGAAATTCTGCCCTATGGGCACTATATGGGCAAGATTGAGCAGCAGGCCGTGCTGCAGCGTCTGGCGGACAAGCCCGACGGTCTTTATATAGATGTGACGGCCATCACCCCCACGCCCCTGGGCGAGGGCAAATCCACCACTACCATTGGTCTGGTACAGGGCCTGGCCCGACGCGGACTGCGCTCTTCGGCGGCCATTCGCCAGCCTTCGGGCGGCCCCACCATGGGCATGAAGGGTTCGGCTGCCGGTGGGGGGCTTTCGCAGTGCATTCCACTGGCGCCCTATTCTCTCAACTTCACAGGGGACATCCACGCCGTGGGCGCAGCCCATAACCTGGCCATGACCGCCCTGACGTCCCGCATGCAGCATGAGCGCAACTACGACGACGCCACCCTGGAACGGCTTTCGGGCATGCGCCGCCTGAACATTGACCCCACCCGCGTGAACACGGGCTGGGTGGTGGACTTCTGCGCTCAGGCCCTGCGCCATGTGGTCATCGGTATAGAAGGCGAAGGCCGCCGCAATGACGGCTTCATGATGCGCTCGCACTTTGACATCACCGTGGCCTCGGAGGTCATGTCCATCCTTTCGGTGGCGCGTGATCTGCGGGATCTGCGGCAGCGCATGGGCCGTATGGTGCTGGCGCTGGACCGTGACGGCAAGCCCGTGACCACCGCCGACCTGCAGGTGGACGGAGCCATGACCGCCTGGCTGGTGGAGGCCGTGAAGCCCAACCTGATCCAGACCATGGAAGGCCAGCCCGTACTGGTGCACACAGGGCCTTTTGGCAACATCGCTCTGGGGCAGAGCTCCGTCATTGCCGATCGGGTGGGCCTCAAACTCAGCGAGGCGCATGTGACCGAATCGGGCTTTGCCGCCGAAATGGGCTATGAAAAGTTCTGGAACCTCAAATGCCGCTACAGCGGTCTGACCCCGGACGCGGCAGTGCTGGTGGCCACAGTGCGCGCGCTCAAATACCACGGCGGCGCGCCGCAGCTGCGCCCCGGTCAGCCCTTGCCCGAAGCCTATACCCACGAGGATCTGGCCCTGGTGGAGGCCGGTTGCGTCAACCTGCTGCACCATCTGGGCATTGTGCGGCGCTCCGGCGTGCCGGCCGTGGTCTGCCTCAACCGCTTTCACACCGATACCCAGGCGGAGCTGGATACGGTGCGCCGCATCTGCGAAAAGGCCGGGGCGCGGGTGGCCGTTTCCGACCACTGGGCGCGGGGCGGCGAAGGCGCGCTGGAGCTGGCCGACGCCGTGCTGGACGCCTGCCGCACGGACCGCCGCGCATTCCGCCCCCTGTACGACTGGAATCTGCCCCTGCGGGAACGCATTGTGCGCATCGCCCGCGAGGTTTACGGCGCGGACGGCGTGGATTTTGAACCCCTGGCGGCCCAGCGTCTGGCCGCCTTACAGGAACGGCCCGACGCGGCTGAGCTGGGCGTCTGCATGGTCAAAACCCAGTATTCTCTGTCTGATGACCCCAGCAGGCGGGGCGTGCCCGCCTCCTGGCGGCTGCACGTGCGCGACGCACTCCTGTTTGGCGGCGCTGGGCTGGTGGTGCCGGTAGCGGGCGACATCAGCCTTATGCCGGGCACGGGCTCACGGCCGGGTTTCCGCAACATTGACGTGGATGTGGAAACGGGCCAGGTTTCGGGGCTGTTTTAG
- a CDS encoding sodium:solute symporter family protein, translating to MTFLVFYFAVLFFVALWSTRNGVDAATYFLNGRRSTAFAVALSIVSSCVGGSATMGMAGLAWQVGTPAFWWLGSGAVGLTVLSLFLAQKVRESGAVTMPEMLTAFLGEPSRPLASVIIVTAWLAILAAQFSAMAAIIMPLTGLAKGPAVLLGAAALLAYTLVGGQAAVMKTDVWQFSVLMAALLLALALSVKAGGGHALAAVPLEAVNADFPVSKLRYYLCILGGSYVVCPMLFGRLLTARDAAAARRGGLWAVAGLTITAAIIVALGIACRDLVPAGTPPEQVLSAALLTHLPTWASTPILLGIFSAIISAGDSCIITAASVCSNDILRRPGVAACRLCMLGAALAAMVLALYGKGILALLLMANDIYVCGVVPPVFVGMLLYRKARFRPWGVAAAMAAGGLLGLTATLSDNSAWSFAGLGVSLLGSLAAARRREPVRPKAAEADPGI from the coding sequence GTGACTTTTTTGGTCTTCTATTTCGCCGTCCTGTTCTTTGTGGCCCTGTGGTCCACCCGCAATGGCGTGGACGCGGCCACCTATTTTCTTAACGGACGGCGCAGCACGGCCTTTGCAGTGGCCCTTTCCATCGTGTCCTCCTGCGTGGGCGGTTCCGCCACCATGGGCATGGCCGGTCTGGCCTGGCAGGTGGGCACTCCGGCCTTCTGGTGGCTGGGCTCCGGGGCTGTGGGCCTTACCGTGCTGAGCCTGTTTCTGGCCCAAAAAGTACGGGAAAGCGGGGCCGTGACCATGCCGGAAATGCTCACAGCCTTTTTGGGAGAACCAAGCCGTCCCCTGGCCTCCGTGATCATTGTCACGGCCTGGCTGGCCATCCTGGCCGCGCAGTTCAGCGCCATGGCGGCCATCATCATGCCCCTGACCGGCCTTGCCAAAGGTCCGGCCGTGCTGCTGGGCGCGGCGGCGCTTTTGGCCTACACCCTGGTGGGCGGGCAGGCGGCGGTCATGAAGACCGACGTGTGGCAGTTTTCCGTGCTCATGGCGGCCCTCTTGCTGGCCCTGGCCCTGAGCGTCAAGGCGGGCGGCGGGCATGCCCTGGCGGCCGTGCCGTTGGAAGCGGTCAATGCGGACTTTCCCGTTTCCAAGCTGCGTTATTACCTCTGCATTCTGGGCGGCAGTTATGTGGTCTGCCCCATGCTGTTCGGGCGTCTGCTCACGGCGCGGGACGCGGCAGCCGCCCGCCGTGGCGGGTTGTGGGCCGTGGCGGGGCTCACCATCACGGCAGCCATCATCGTGGCCCTGGGCATAGCCTGCCGCGACCTGGTGCCCGCAGGCACGCCGCCGGAGCAGGTGCTCAGTGCCGCCCTGCTGACCCATCTGCCGACCTGGGCCTCCACGCCTATTTTGCTGGGCATTTTCAGCGCCATTATTTCAGCCGGAGATTCCTGCATCATCACGGCGGCCTCAGTGTGCAGCAACGATATTCTGCGCCGTCCCGGCGTGGCCGCCTGCCGTCTGTGCATGCTGGGCGCGGCGCTGGCCGCCATGGTGCTGGCCCTCTACGGCAAGGGCATCCTGGCCCTGCTGCTCATGGCCAATGATATTTACGTCTGCGGCGTGGTGCCACCCGTGTTTGTGGGCATGCTCCTCTACCGCAAGGCCCGCTTCCGCCCCTGGGGCGTGGCTGCCGCCATGGCGGCCGGCGGCCTGCTGGGCCTCACGGCTACTCTGAGCGACAACAGCGCCTGGAGCTTTGCGGGCCTTGGCGTGTCCCTGCTGGGCAGCCTGGCTGCGGCGCGCCGCAGGGAGCCCGTCAGGCCGAAGGCGGCAGAGGCAGACCCCGGAATATGA